Proteins encoded in a region of the Uloborus diversus isolate 005 chromosome 1, Udiv.v.3.1, whole genome shotgun sequence genome:
- the LOC129220491 gene encoding cytadherence high molecular weight protein 3-like: MGLFPIMKFSTFLIILLSIGLALGEDVDDILKSLPPNFLDNLMENDGKLPDSEEFGKEKEEPDLKEKFSLGEGLKSHVVPMGVPVPGLGVPVKKAVLKKAVAKKVIGKKIIAKKVILPKVVAAKVVAPLKVKAVAKKKVHKLKPIVHVIEKPVAVYHKVPVPKKVIIPKFYPVIKPIPVPKFIPVPIKVPVKKIIPKIVKIPKPIPIPKIVPVKKPIPIGIPYPVPKFYKVPVPKPVPYKKYIPIPIPKKVPKFIPIPIKKIIKVPKPYYVPIKVPHVTTSYVKTPMQVDVPDIKKESLKKPVDALIAGKGMLKLAEGKVKSKAEPLDEFIGQEDKDLLKLLSGEKKK, from the exons ATGGG GCTTTTTCCCATCATGAAGTTTTCCACGTTTTTAATAATCCTGCTCTCAATCGGCCTTGCGCTGGGGGAAGATGTAGATGATATATTAAAGTCGCTACCGCCAAATTTTCTTGATAACTTGATGGAAAATGATGGGAAACTTCCGGACTCTGAAGAATTCGGGAAAGAGAAGGAAGAACCTGATTTAAAGGAGAAGTTCAGCCTTGGCGAGGGCTTGAAGTCTCATGTTGTTCCGATGGGAGTACCAGTACCAGGCTTAGGAGTTCCggtgaaaaa AGCCGTGCTGAAGAAAGCTGTAGCCAAGAAGGTGATAGGAAAGAAGATAATAGCAAAGAAAGTAATACTACCTAAGGTTGTAGCAGCCAAAGTTGTTGCCCCTTTAAAAGTAAAAGCAGTTGCCAAGAAGAAGGTTCATAAGTTGAAACCTATTGTGCATGTAATTGAAAAGCCAGTTGCTGTTTATCACAAAGTTCCTGTTCCGAAAAAAGTGATAATCCCCAAGTTTTATCCAGTAATCAAACCAATCCCAGTCCCCAAGTTTATTCCGGTTCCCATCAAAGTTCCAGTGAAGAAAATTATTCCTAAAATTGTCAAGATTCCAAAGCCTATCCCGATTCCCAAAATTGTGCCGGTCAAGAAGCCTATTCCAATTGGCATTCCATATCCAGTTCCGAAATTCTACAAGGTTCCAGTGCCAAAACCAGTGCCCTATAAGAAATACATACCTATACCAATACCGAAAAAG GTTCCAAAGTTCATTCCTATTCCCATCAAGAAGATAATTAAGGTACCTAAACCTTACTATGTCCCAATTAAAGTGCCACATGTCACAACAAGTTATGTGAAGACTCCAATGCAAGTCGATGTTCC agacATAAAGAAGGAAAGCCTTAAGAAACCCGTAGATGCTTTAATTGCTGGCAAAGGAATGTTGAAACTTGCTGAAGGAAAAGTTAAATCAAAAGCTGAACCGTTGGATGAATTCATCGGCCAAGAGGATAAAGATCTTCTCAAATTACTAAGTGgcgagaagaaaaaataa